Proteins encoded together in one Cicer arietinum cultivar CDC Frontier isolate Library 1 chromosome 4, Cicar.CDCFrontier_v2.0, whole genome shotgun sequence window:
- the LOC101494042 gene encoding uncharacterized protein codes for MCVLLRIHFQKYFTKRNQDFYDLLTAANKPLYEGASDSKLSICVKLLACKSNWNVPQKCLDFFASILVDVCPFKDSLPKSFYQAKKLVTMLGLKSEKIDCCVKGCMLYYKDNSADIECRFCHEPRYVPRKPGIGSLRHPLDEEAWNHFDAKYPNFANEPRNVRLGLCSDGFTPYIQASSTPYSCWPVVVTSYNLPPEMCMTKPFMFLTCLIPGPSNPKANIDVYLQPLIDELKQLWSEGTLTYDISMKQNFVMMATLIWTINDFPAYGMLSRWSTQGKLACPVCMDGNKAFTLKYGGKNSWFDCHRCFLPHNHAFRRSKKGFTKNRVVKDESPPILTGEEVWGWVHNIPRVIDTAHSKLSGYGVSHNWTKRSIFWDLPYWKDNLLRHNLDVMHIEKNFFDNVFNTVMNVKNETKDDEKARMDLAIICQRSDLELVPHNNGKMKKPKANYCLTSNEANNVCKWIKELKMPDGYASNLARCADVNRGQMNGMKSHDCHVFMECLLPFAFSSLPDHVWKPLTELSQFFKGLCSNTLRHDELVKLGENIPFIICKLERIFPPGFFDSMEHLPIHLPYEAKLGGPVQYRWMYPFERMMGDFKRTVKNKARVEGSICMSYLHRETTYFCSHYFKTISLFNRSQRNEGAKLNDVVTTTLSISNQLGRPSGKAQTHWLSDAERRSAHVHILINCNEVKPYIDAFLHSNSILEEDPISQTRIHGEFPEWFRAYAIDKENGVTDPNLLSLAWGPNSMVKTWHKYYINGYKFHTKAWSQGKKTINSGVYVKGVTGGGEDDFYGVIQHIFELEYYKLPHKVALFYCQWFDPRRNRGTKVHPQYDIVDIKMNRK; via the exons ATGTGTGTCCTTTTAAGGATTcacttccaaaaatattttaccaAGCGAAATCAAGACTTTTATGATTTGTTAACTGCTGCAAACAAACCCTTATATGAGGGGGCTTCtgattcaaaactttcaatatGCGTGAAACTTTTAGCTTGCAAATCAAATTGGAATGTTCCACAGAAATGTCTTGATTTCTTTGCAAGCATTCTTGTAGATGTGTGTCCTTTTAAGGATTCACTTCCAAAAAGTTTTTACCAAGCGAAAAAATTGGTGACAATGCTAGGATTGAAGTCTGAGaaaattgattgttgtgttaaagggtGCATGTTGTACTACAAAGACAATAGTGCAGATATAGAGTGTAGGTTTTGCCATGAACCTCGATATGTTCCTCGTAAGCCTGGGATAG GCAGTTTACGTCATCCATTAGATGAGGAAGCTTGGAACCATTTTGATGCAAAGTATCCAAACTTCGCAAATGAACCAAGAAATGTAAGGCTTGGTTTATGTTCTGATGGCTTCACGCCATACATTCAGGCCTCTTCAACCCCATATTCTTGTTGGCCTGTTGTTGTGACCTCGTATAATCTCCCGCCCGAAATGTGCATGACTAAACCATTCATGTTTTTGACTTGTCTCATACCTGGACCATCTAACCCAAAAGCAAACATTGATGTATATTTACAACCGTTAATAGATGAGCTTAAACAGTTGTGGAGTGAAGGGACTTTGACTTATGATATATCCATGAAACAAAATTTTGTAATGATGGCAACCTTAATATGGACAATTAACGATTTTCCTGCTTATGGCATGTTATCTAGATGGAGTACCCAAGGTAAGTTGGCATGTCCGGTGTGTATGGATGGAAATAAGGCTTTTACCTTAAAATACGGTGGCAAAAATTCATGGTTTGATTGTCACCGTTGTTTCTTACCTCAtaatcatgcatttagaagaaGTAAAAAAGGATTCACTAAAAATAGGGTTGTGAAAGATGAATCTCCTCCAATATTGACCGGTGAAGAAGTTTGGGGTTGGGTTCACAATATTCCACGAGTGATAGATACTGCACATTCTAAATTGTCGGGATATGGAGTTagccataattggactaaaCGAAGCATATTTTGGGATCTTCCATACTggaaagataatttattaaggCATAATTTAGATGTCATGCACATAGAAAAAAACTTCTTTGATAATGTGTTTAACACTGTCATGAATGTTAAGAACGAGACTAAGGACGATGAAAAAGCACGAATGGACTTGGCCATCATTTGCCAACGTAGCGACCTGGAGTTGGTTCCACATAACAatggaaaaatgaaaaaacctAAGGCAAATTATTGTCTTACGTCTAATGAGGCAAATAATGTTTGTAAATGGATAAAGGAGCTTAAGATGCCAGATGGGTATGCGTCTAACTTGGCAAGATGTGCAGATGTTAATAGAGGACAAATGAATGGGATGAAAAGCCACGATTGTCATGTATTTATGGAGTGTTTGCTTCCATTTGCATTTAGTTCATTGCCTGACCATGTGTGGAAACCATTAACAGAATTAAGTCAATTCTTTAAGGGCTTGTGCAGCAATACCTTAAGACATGATGAATTGGTCAAATTGGGTGAAAATATTCCATTCATCATATGCAAACTTGAAAGAATCTTTCCACCAGGATTCTTTGATTCAATGGAACATCTTCCAATTCACCTACCGTATGAGGCAAAACTTGGTGGTCCAGTTCAAtatcgatggatgtatccatttgaaag AATGATGGGTGATTTTAAGCGCACAGTGAAAAACAAGGCTAGAGTGGAAGGATCAATATGTATGTCATACTTACATCGAGAGACAACATATTTTTGTTCCCACTATTTCAAAACAATCTCTTTGTTTAATAGAAGCCAACGTAATGAAGGTGCAAAATTAAATGATGTTGTCACAACAACACTGTCAATTAGCAATCAATTAGGACGTCCTAGTGGGAAGGCCCAAACACATTGGTTGAGTGATGCTGAAAGAAGGTCTGCTCATGTACACATCCTCATCAATTGCAACGAGGTCAAGCCATATATTGA CGCCTTTTTGCACTCTAATTCCATTCTTGAAGAAGATCCTATATCTCAAACTCGTATACATGGAGAATTCCCAGAATGGTTTCGTGCGTAT GCCATTGACAAGGAAAATGGCGTGACTGACCCTAACTTGTTATCATTAGCTTGGGGTCCTAACTCAATGGTTAAAACTTGGcacaagtattacattaatgggtacaaatttcacacaaaagcTTGGTCTCAGGGTAAGAAAACCATAAATAGTGGAGTTTATGTGAAAGGGGTTACTGGAGGAGGGGAAGATGATTTCTATGGAGTCATCCAACATATCTTCGAGTTGGAGTATTACAAATTGCCTCACAAAGTAGCCTTGTTTTATTGCCAATGGTTTGATCCTAGACGGAACAGAGGAACCAAAGTTCATCCACAATATGATATTGTAGATATCAAGATGAATCGAAAATAA
- the LOC101494354 gene encoding TPD1 protein homolog 1-like: MERTLNLKCLISFLFLTFVIKGSCNDSCPLKSLNIVQTKTGNVIQGKPEWNVLVTNNCICSQSQIKLACKGFQSVQAIDPLILSKNGDNCLLSNGHILVDSDSEAFTYAWDTPYPFIPISSTTGPPCNRH, encoded by the exons ATGGAAAGGACTCTCAACCTCAAGTGTCTTATTTCTTTCCTCTTCCTTACTTTTGTCATCAAAG gatCATGTAATGACTCATGTCCATTGAAAAGTCTTAATATTGTTCAAACAAAAACTGGAAATGTAATACAAGGCAAGCCTGAATGGAATGTGTTGGTGACTAACAACTGCATTTGTTCACAAAGTCAAATAAAGTTGGCTTGTAAAGGATTTCAGAGTGTGCAAGCGATCGACCCTTTAATTCTATCCAAGAATGGCGATAATTGTCTCTTATCAAATGGACACATCTTAGTAGATTCTGATAGTGAAGCATTTACATATGCATGGGATACACCATATCCTTTTATTCCTATAAGCTCTACTACAGGCCCTCCTTGTAACCGACATTAA